A single Arcobacter sp. FWKO B DNA region contains:
- a CDS encoding response regulator transcription factor — MEFKNKILVLEDDVDTALLLKDYLQECDFDVDIFDTVTSALSNIKYSKYSIVLLDLNIPDFNGFEVLKFLNKNKIHIPVIVVSAYSDRNTKLQAFKLGASDYMVKPIDTEELEARIWVHIRSSSSFVDSNKSKFEIFENTIYFDNVPLKLTKIEFEILKILIKHKNKTVKRELLCDCLSSDSKNQRSLDYHIKNIRDKINDNGTIQKHLVTEYALGYKLVF; from the coding sequence ATGGAGTTTAAGAATAAGATATTGGTTTTAGAAGATGATGTAGATACAGCCTTATTGTTAAAAGATTATTTACAAGAGTGTGATTTTGATGTGGATATTTTTGATACTGTAACAAGTGCCCTCTCAAATATAAAATATTCAAAATATAGTATTGTTTTACTAGATTTAAATATACCTGATTTTAATGGATTTGAAGTTTTGAAATTTCTAAATAAAAATAAAATCCATATACCTGTTATAGTCGTTAGTGCTTATTCTGATAGAAATACTAAACTCCAAGCCTTTAAACTTGGTGCAAGTGATTATATGGTTAAACCAATAGATACAGAAGAACTTGAAGCTAGAATATGGGTACATATTAGAAGTAGTAGCAGTTTTGTTGATAGCAATAAATCAAAATTTGAGATATTTGAAAATACAATTTATTTTGATAATGTGCCTTTAAAACTTACTAAAATAGAATTTGAAATACTCAAAATCCTTATTAAGCATAAAAATAAAACTGTTAAGAGAGAGTTATTGTGTGATTGCCTATCATCAGATAGTAAAAATCAACGCTCCTTAGATTATCATATCAAAAATATACGAGATAAAATAAATGATAATGGAACCATACAAAAACATTTAGTTACAGAATATGCTTTAGGATATAAATTAGTCTTTTAA
- a CDS encoding saccharopine dehydrogenase family protein → MNKGVLIIGAGGVGRVVAHKCAKNLDTFEHVSLASRTKSKCDMIAKEILDMQGIKIDTYSVDADSVEELIKLLETIKPRVVINVALPYQDLTIMDACVACKIDYLDTANYEHPDEAKFEYKLQWERDGKFKDAGITALLGSGFDPGVTGVFCAYAQQNIFDEIHYIDIMDCNAGDHGYKFATNFNPEINLREVSANGRYWENGQWIETKPLEIRVDWDYPEVGVKPSYLLYHEELESLSKNIKGLKRIRFFMTFGDSYIQHMNCLQNVGMLGIKPVMHNGVEIVPIEFLKTLLPDPASLGPRTKGVTNIGCVIEGIKDGKKKTIYIYNICDHQEAFKEVCAQCVSYTTGVPAVIGAKLLYNKTWDRDGVYNIEEFEAKPFMDELMTQGLPWKIIEL, encoded by the coding sequence ATGAACAAAGGTGTTCTTATCATTGGTGCTGGTGGGGTTGGAAGAGTTGTTGCTCACAAGTGTGCTAAAAACCTAGATACATTTGAACATGTATCACTTGCAAGTAGAACAAAATCTAAGTGTGATATGATAGCAAAAGAGATTTTAGATATGCAAGGTATCAAAATAGATACTTATAGCGTAGATGCTGATAGTGTGGAAGAACTTATTAAACTTTTAGAAACTATTAAACCAAGAGTTGTTATCAATGTAGCATTACCATATCAAGATTTGACTATTATGGATGCTTGTGTAGCTTGTAAGATAGATTATCTTGATACTGCAAACTACGAACACCCAGATGAAGCTAAATTTGAATACAAATTACAATGGGAAAGAGATGGCAAGTTCAAAGATGCAGGTATTACAGCACTTCTTGGAAGTGGTTTTGACCCAGGTGTTACTGGTGTATTTTGTGCATACGCACAACAAAATATCTTTGATGAGATACATTACATAGATATTATGGACTGTAATGCAGGAGATCACGGATACAAATTTGCTACAAACTTCAACCCTGAAATAAACCTAAGAGAAGTATCAGCAAACGGAAGATACTGGGAAAATGGGCAATGGATAGAGACTAAACCTCTTGAAATAAGAGTTGATTGGGATTATCCTGAAGTTGGTGTAAAACCTAGCTATCTTTTATATCACGAAGAATTAGAGAGCTTATCAAAAAACATCAAAGGTCTAAAAAGAATTAGATTTTTTATGACATTTGGAGATAGCTATATCCAACATATGAACTGCTTACAAAATGTAGGTATGCTTGGCATCAAACCAGTTATGCATAACGGCGTAGAGATAGTTCCTATAGAATTTCTAAAAACTCTATTGCCTGATCCTGCATCTTTAGGACCTAGAACAAAAGGTGTTACAAACATCGGTTGTGTGATAGAGGGTATAAAAGACGGTAAGAAAAAAACAATTTATATCTACAACATTTGTGACCACCAAGAAGCATTCAAAGAAGTTTGTGCTCAATGTGTAAGTTATACTACAGGAGTTCCTGCGGTTATCGGAGCAAAACTACTATATAATAAAACTTGGGATAGAGATGGTGTTTATAATATAGAAGAATTTGAAGCAAAACCTTTTATGGATGAGCTTATGACTCAAGGTCTTCCTTGGAAGATTATCGAGCTATAA
- a CDS encoding diguanylate cyclase has product MTFNVKNKTLIFIVIIFILNIIFFGYIFYKNLQNELLEIKEINFNKIKTSFEKNIQVHYVDFYTKKTQDILTNDMINAIQNKDKDVLLKLALPIFDMLKKEKLLNQMHFHLEDGTSLLRVHNPSSYGDDIASLRPLIKRVHDTNKIAFGFEDGISGLSYRVVVPVFKDSAYIGAIEFGSSPEGILHLVTIFNEISGILYFDNLHLSSKEQNKIQYMRIHDRFYYTLLNNMTNLVDYQYINKNNRLIAIYSFDIQNYSKQKVGHFVFFNDLTKYQTKFEETIVDFFIISLVSFIVIFLIINFGFNIIINKLQLSYDTIKRYTKLIDENVITSSTDLKGNITYTSEAFAKISGYSQGELVSKNHRIIRHPDMPKELYENMWKTIKNNNTWQGEIKNRKKDGGFYWVKATISPSFDENNKKIGYTAIRQDITDKKIIEEISITDGLTNVYNRRHFNEIFPKVINSANRKDELVCFLLLDIDHFKQYNDNYGHQAGDDVLIEFAKCLKENLKRADDMVFRLGGEEFGVLFKSETKEKAIEFANNLKEKIVELKIVHEYSSASPYITASMGLVCKYGDEIKDMDEVYKDADDLLYKSKQNGRNQVSING; this is encoded by the coding sequence ATGACATTCAATGTAAAAAATAAAACTCTGATTTTTATAGTTATAATTTTTATACTAAATATAATTTTTTTTGGTTATATATTTTATAAAAATCTACAAAATGAATTATTGGAAATTAAAGAGATAAATTTCAACAAAATCAAAACATCTTTTGAAAAAAATATACAAGTACATTATGTGGATTTTTATACTAAAAAAACTCAAGATATATTAACTAATGACATGATTAACGCAATTCAAAATAAAGATAAAGATGTTTTATTAAAACTTGCATTACCTATTTTTGATATGTTAAAAAAAGAAAAATTGCTAAATCAAATGCATTTTCACTTAGAAGATGGTACAAGTCTTTTAAGAGTTCATAATCCATCAAGCTATGGTGATGATATAGCATCATTAAGACCTCTTATAAAAAGGGTACATGATACAAACAAAATAGCTTTTGGTTTTGAAGATGGGATAAGTGGTCTTAGCTATAGGGTAGTAGTTCCAGTATTTAAAGACAGTGCTTATATAGGTGCTATTGAATTTGGTTCAAGTCCAGAGGGGATATTGCATTTAGTTACTATCTTCAATGAAATTTCAGGAATACTCTATTTTGATAATTTACATCTTAGTAGCAAAGAACAAAATAAAATCCAATATATGAGAATACACGATAGATTTTATTATACACTACTAAACAATATGACAAATTTAGTTGATTATCAATATATTAACAAAAACAATAGACTAATAGCTATTTATTCATTTGATATACAAAATTATTCAAAACAAAAGGTAGGACATTTTGTATTTTTTAATGACCTTACAAAGTATCAAACTAAATTTGAAGAAACAATAGTTGATTTTTTTATTATAAGTTTAGTTTCTTTTATTGTAATTTTTCTTATAATAAATTTTGGATTTAATATCATAATTAACAAACTTCAACTTTCTTATGACACAATAAAAAGATACACAAAACTTATAGATGAAAATGTAATAACTTCAAGTACTGATTTAAAGGGAAATATTACATATACTTCAGAGGCATTTGCTAAAATCAGTGGTTATTCACAAGGTGAGCTTGTGAGCAAAAATCATAGGATTATCAGACACCCAGATATGCCAAAGGAATTGTATGAAAATATGTGGAAAACAATAAAAAATAATAACACTTGGCAAGGTGAAATAAAAAATCGTAAAAAAGATGGTGGATTTTATTGGGTAAAGGCTACCATTTCTCCTAGTTTTGATGAAAACAACAAAAAAATAGGTTATACAGCTATAAGACAAGATATAACAGATAAAAAAATCATCGAAGAGATAAGTATAACAGATGGTCTTACAAATGTGTATAATAGAAGGCATTTTAATGAGATATTTCCAAAGGTTATAAATAGTGCTAATAGAAAAGATGAACTAGTTTGCTTTTTGTTATTAGATATAGATCACTTTAAACAATACAATGACAACTATGGACATCAAGCTGGTGATGATGTACTTATAGAGTTTGCAAAATGTCTAAAAGAAAACCTAAAAAGAGCTGATGATATGGTATTCCGTCTTGGTGGAGAAGAGTTTGGTGTACTATTTAAAAGTGAAACAAAAGAAAAAGCAATAGAATTTGCCAATAATTTAAAAGAAAAAATTGTTGAGTTAAAAATAGTACATGAATATAGTAGTGCAAGTCCTTACATAACAGCTTCTATGGGACTAGTATGCAAATATGGTGATGAAATCAAAGATATGGATGAAGTTTATAAAGATGCTGATGATTTGCTATATAAATCCAAACAAAATGGAAGGAATCAGGTAAGTATAAATGGATAA
- a CDS encoding cache domain-containing protein, whose protein sequence is MSIKRKFIFFYIVTLLCVGIILYIEKESKINNYLIERTNIAKINYNSLYNEYKKIADIIFLTQINQKEILEIFSQANKVSKVEQQNIRNTLYRNLDNVYALLNSYNLRQLHFHLPNSDSFLRFHRPEKFGDSLVGIRDTIEFVNKYKKPIDGFEEGRIFNGYRFVYPLFFEDIHIGSVEVSFSTSEFAKEYDMDYGSTSFFLVSKKLVDQKVFEDEQDNYSVSFLDDFYILNEKDTINQVSKMKEISKGIKNTKTIENKIYDGVGFSISSPDNLDTITFIPILNSITQSVSAVHIIKHKSIYIKNKIVLTNILLVVLFTLISLIFYFLYLNFRHKKELQDKIDLAVAHMRHQDMILHRQSKAAALGEMIDAIGHQWKTPLSIIRLYAQDIGYILKTDNNIDKKELLFYLNKILFQTEHLNETIDSFREFFRPLSNIEDVILKELIDNTLVIVKDEMIQYNIIPSITGDFDTKVCLVPNEFKHVILNLIKNSKDAFIENNTKDRVINFHIKQLNVNEIELQISDNAGGIPKNVIEHIFEPNFSIKSQDIGTGIGLYISKQILDKIGAEINVENIDNGTKFIIIIYKACELRNIANHKKNLK, encoded by the coding sequence ATGAGTATTAAAAGAAAATTCATATTTTTTTATATTGTGACACTACTTTGTGTAGGGATAATTTTATACATAGAAAAAGAATCAAAAATCAATAACTATCTCATTGAAAGAACCAATATTGCCAAAATTAACTATAATTCTCTATACAATGAATATAAAAAAATAGCTGATATTATATTTCTTACCCAAATCAATCAAAAAGAGATTTTAGAGATATTTTCGCAAGCTAATAAAGTATCAAAAGTTGAGCAACAAAACATAAGAAATACTTTATATCGCAACCTTGATAATGTTTATGCGTTACTAAATAGTTATAATTTAAGACAACTTCACTTTCATCTTCCAAATAGTGATAGTTTTTTACGATTTCATAGACCTGAAAAATTTGGAGATAGCTTAGTAGGGATTAGGGATACCATAGAATTTGTAAATAAATACAAAAAACCAATAGATGGATTTGAAGAGGGTAGAATATTTAATGGATATAGATTTGTATATCCTTTGTTTTTTGAAGATATTCATATTGGAAGTGTAGAGGTATCATTTAGTACTTCTGAGTTTGCGAAAGAATATGATATGGATTATGGCTCTACAAGCTTTTTTTTAGTATCAAAAAAACTAGTTGATCAAAAAGTGTTTGAGGATGAGCAAGATAATTACAGTGTATCATTTCTTGATGATTTTTATATTTTAAATGAAAAAGATACAATAAATCAAGTATCAAAGATGAAAGAGATATCTAAAGGGATAAAAAACACTAAAACTATAGAAAATAAAATATACGATGGTGTGGGATTTAGTATTTCAAGTCCTGATAACCTTGATACAATCACATTTATACCTATTTTAAATTCTATCACACAATCTGTATCTGCGGTACATATCATAAAACACAAATCAATTTATATCAAAAACAAAATAGTATTGACAAATATTTTATTAGTAGTTTTATTTACACTTATATCTTTGATATTTTATTTTTTATACCTTAATTTTAGGCACAAGAAAGAGTTGCAAGACAAAATTGATTTGGCAGTTGCACATATGAGACATCAAGATATGATACTTCACAGACAAAGCAAAGCTGCAGCTTTGGGTGAAATGATAGATGCTATAGGACATCAATGGAAAACACCACTTAGTATTATTAGACTATATGCTCAAGATATAGGGTATATTTTAAAAACTGATAATAATATAGATAAAAAAGAGTTGCTTTTTTATCTAAATAAAATTTTATTTCAAACAGAACATTTAAATGAAACCATAGATAGCTTTAGAGAATTCTTCAGACCACTTTCAAATATAGAAGATGTTATATTAAAAGAATTAATTGACAATACATTAGTTATTGTTAAAGATGAAATGATACAGTACAATATCATTCCTTCTATTACTGGAGATTTTGATACTAAAGTTTGCCTTGTACCAAATGAATTCAAGCATGTGATTTTAAATCTTATAAAAAACAGTAAAGATGCTTTTATTGAAAATAATACAAAAGATAGAGTAATAAATTTTCATATAAAACAACTAAATGTAAATGAAATAGAGTTACAAATAAGTGATAACGCTGGTGGAATACCTAAAAATGTAATAGAACACATTTTTGAGCCAAATTTCAGTATAAAATCACAAGATATTGGGACGGGTATAGGACTATATATATCAAAACAAATTCTTGATAAAATAGGTGCTGAAATAAATGTAGAAAATATAGATAATGGTACTAAATTTATTATCATCATTTATAAAGCTTGTGAGTTGCGAAATATTGCTAATCACAAAAAGAACTTAAAGTAA
- a CDS encoding response regulator produces MDNSEKKILIIEDSKSINNILLTHFQSVNFKGYQAFNLKDAKELLEKEEFDYCVLDVHLPDGNGYEVLEILNKKDIKIFILTTEKDNQLKELSYKKGVIDFIIKDKDFFSKVKQLIQEIQQLEDNKNYSVLVIEDSFVVQQQLKDLLENRNFKVFVKDSASSALDLIANEHIDLILLDLHLKDTNGLDFLNKNKYLLIEERKIAIIIISGNIEANSLRDAVKLGAKDILKKPYSYEELVLKVDMCIEDKRREKGFLSNVFLMQQYKDTIDRSAMVSKTNHKGIITYVNDEFCRISGYSADELMGKNHNIVRHADMPKDAFELMWYTIKDLKQPWSGEVKNRKKDGSAYWVQSIISPILDSHGDVIEYIGIRNDITQQKTISSYFENQLKISTSNFDEAMNLSREYEKAIINNSAIAKLELDFTIKFVNDQYLLLSKYSSEEMIGKPIVDFVDEESLTNLEEIIQQVQSGVFYQGIFKGKPKHGEPYYTKTTINPIKDTKGNTVEYLLIKNDITKLINTHHEIEATQKEIVYKMGEVGESRSKETGNHVKRVAEYSRLLALLYGLSPKEADILFTASPMHDIGKVAIPDSILNKPAKLTQEEFEIMKSHASIGYKVLQGSDRAVLKAASIVAHEHHEKYNGTGYPRGLQGEEIHIYGRITAIADVFDALGHDRCYKKAWELDKILALFEEEKGKHFDPKLIDLFMDNLDKFLEIRDRLNDEY; encoded by the coding sequence ATGGATAATTCTGAGAAAAAAATACTTATAATAGAAGACTCAAAATCAATAAATAATATATTACTTACACACTTTCAAAGTGTAAATTTTAAAGGCTATCAAGCTTTTAATCTAAAAGATGCAAAAGAACTACTAGAAAAAGAGGAATTTGATTATTGTGTTCTTGATGTTCATTTACCAGATGGCAATGGATATGAAGTCCTTGAGATTTTGAACAAAAAAGATATAAAAATTTTTATACTAACAACGGAAAAAGACAATCAACTAAAAGAGTTGTCGTATAAAAAAGGAGTGATTGATTTTATTATCAAAGATAAGGATTTTTTCTCAAAAGTTAAACAGCTAATACAAGAGATACAACAACTAGAAGATAATAAAAACTACTCTGTTTTAGTAATAGAAGACTCCTTTGTTGTACAACAACAACTAAAAGACCTACTTGAAAATAGAAATTTTAAAGTTTTTGTAAAAGATAGTGCAAGTAGTGCTTTAGATTTGATTGCAAATGAACATATTGATTTGATATTACTTGATTTACACCTCAAAGATACAAACGGACTAGATTTTTTAAATAAAAACAAATATCTTTTAATAGAAGAACGAAAAATTGCTATTATTATAATATCTGGCAATATTGAAGCAAATAGTCTAAGAGATGCTGTAAAATTAGGTGCAAAAGATATACTAAAAAAACCATATTCCTATGAAGAACTAGTACTCAAGGTAGATATGTGTATAGAAGATAAAAGAAGAGAAAAAGGGTTTTTGTCAAATGTGTTTTTGATGCAACAATACAAAGATACTATAGATAGAAGTGCCATGGTCTCAAAAACTAACCACAAAGGGATAATCACTTATGTAAATGATGAGTTTTGCAGAATCTCTGGATATAGTGCAGATGAACTAATGGGGAAAAATCATAATATTGTAAGACATGCTGATATGCCAAAAGATGCTTTTGAATTGATGTGGTACACAATAAAAGATTTAAAACAACCTTGGAGCGGAGAGGTAAAAAACCGCAAAAAAGACGGTAGTGCTTATTGGGTACAATCTATCATAAGCCCAATTCTTGATAGCCATGGTGATGTTATAGAATATATTGGTATAAGGAATGATATAACCCAACAAAAAACTATATCTTCATATTTTGAGAATCAACTCAAAATCTCAACTAGTAACTTTGATGAAGCTATGAATCTTTCAAGAGAATATGAAAAAGCTATTATCAATAATAGTGCTATTGCAAAACTTGAACTTGATTTTACGATCAAATTTGTCAATGACCAATACCTTCTTCTTTCTAAATATTCCTCTGAAGAGATGATAGGAAAACCAATAGTTGATTTTGTGGATGAGGAGTCCTTGACAAACTTGGAAGAAATAATACAACAAGTACAATCTGGGGTATTTTATCAAGGTATTTTCAAAGGAAAACCAAAACATGGAGAACCTTACTATACAAAAACAACAATAAATCCCATAAAAGATACTAAAGGTAATACGGTTGAATATCTTTTAATAAAAAATGATATCACAAAGCTTATCAATACCCATCATGAGATAGAAGCAACCCAAAAAGAGATAGTATATAAAATGGGTGAAGTGGGAGAAAGTAGAAGTAAAGAAACTGGAAATCATGTCAAAAGAGTAGCAGAGTATTCAAGACTTCTAGCACTTTTGTATGGACTTAGCCCAAAAGAAGCAGATATTTTATTTACCGCAAGCCCTATGCATGATATTGGAAAAGTTGCAATACCTGATAGTATCTTGAATAAACCAGCTAAATTGACCCAAGAAGAATTTGAGATAATGAAATCACACGCTAGTATAGGGTACAAAGTACTTCAAGGCTCAGATAGAGCAGTACTCAAAGCTGCTTCTATTGTAGCACATGAACATCACGAAAAATACAATGGTACAGGCTATCCAAGAGGACTTCAAGGTGAAGAGATACATATCTATGGAAGAATAACAGCTATTGCTGATGTATTTGATGCACTAGGACATGATAGATGCTACAAAAAAGCTTGGGAGCTTGATAAAATACTTGCCCTTTTTGAGGAAGAAAAAGGTAAGCATTTTGACCCAAAACTTATAGATTTGTTTATGGATAATCTTGATAAGTTTTTGGAGATTAGGGATAGGTTGAATGATGAGTATTAA
- a CDS encoding PAS domain-containing protein yields the protein MNKRHYLEIELYQLIQKDSSMFEFIQNGSLDGLWYWDLENPENEWMSPKFWKVLGYNPSEKKHFASSWQDIIYHEDLEIALKNLKKHIENKNHPYDQVVRYKHKNSSTVWIRCRGIAIRDKNGKAIRMLGAHNDITNEKRLEEKYLQKSNALKAILDISLDGIMAFDALYDNSGEIVDFVWTMSNKKACEIINIKEEDLIGKKLSLIMPGNFIPLDSIGGQTLFENYKEVVETGKPKILEFYFAYDNIKEWFENKAVKYNNGFVVTFGIITEKKQLQLNLEQIVNEEVAKNNQNQKLLFQQSKLAEMGMMLNMIAHQWRQPLNHISLIFNNIILKFQKNQLTISEANELRNNFQNQINYMSKTIDDFKDFFKPTKQKSLFEISKIINETIDLIKPSIKESRINLIVDSENLIEYFGYKNELKQVLLNIINNSKDSLLESKTKEKYIKIVAKKVDNNIIIKCEDNGRGIDTNIIDNIFDPYFSTKISKNGTGLGLYMAKTIIQKHFQGTITIQSNNNSTIFIIKL from the coding sequence ATGAATAAAAGACATTATTTAGAAATAGAGTTATATCAACTGATTCAAAAAGACTCTTCTATGTTTGAGTTTATACAAAATGGCTCATTGGATGGATTATGGTATTGGGATTTAGAAAATCCTGAAAATGAGTGGATGAGTCCAAAGTTTTGGAAAGTTTTAGGATACAATCCTTCTGAAAAAAAGCATTTTGCATCCTCGTGGCAAGATATTATATATCATGAAGATTTAGAAATAGCCCTAAAAAACTTAAAAAAACATATTGAAAATAAAAATCACCCTTACGACCAAGTAGTAAGATATAAGCACAAAAATAGCTCTACTGTATGGATAAGATGCAGAGGAATAGCCATCAGAGATAAAAATGGCAAAGCCATAAGAATGCTTGGAGCTCACAATGATATTACTAATGAAAAAAGGCTAGAAGAAAAATATCTTCAAAAGTCAAATGCCCTCAAAGCAATTCTTGATATATCACTTGATGGAATTATGGCTTTTGATGCCCTTTATGATAATTCAGGTGAAATAGTTGATTTTGTATGGACTATGTCCAATAAAAAAGCTTGTGAGATTATCAATATAAAAGAAGAAGACTTAATTGGGAAAAAACTATCATTAATTATGCCTGGAAACTTTATCCCTTTAGATTCTATTGGTGGACAAACTCTTTTTGAAAACTATAAAGAAGTTGTAGAAACTGGAAAACCAAAAATACTAGAATTTTACTTTGCATATGATAATATTAAAGAATGGTTTGAAAACAAAGCTGTAAAATATAATAATGGCTTTGTGGTGACTTTTGGTATTATTACAGAAAAAAAACAACTTCAACTTAACCTTGAGCAAATAGTAAATGAAGAGGTTGCAAAAAATAATCAAAATCAAAAACTACTTTTTCAGCAATCAAAACTTGCAGAAATGGGTATGATGCTCAATATGATAGCCCATCAATGGAGACAACCTTTAAATCATATATCACTGATATTTAATAATATAATTTTAAAATTTCAAAAAAATCAGCTTACTATTAGTGAAGCAAATGAACTAAGAAATAATTTTCAAAACCAAATTAATTATATGTCAAAAACAATTGATGACTTTAAAGATTTTTTCAAACCTACTAAACAAAAGTCATTATTCGAAATATCTAAAATTATTAATGAAACCATTGATTTGATTAAACCAAGTATTAAAGAATCAAGAATTAATCTCATAGTAGATAGTGAAAATTTAATCGAATATTTTGGATACAAAAATGAACTAAAACAAGTACTGCTAAATATTATCAATAATTCAAAAGATAGTCTTCTTGAAAGTAAAACTAAAGAAAAATATATCAAAATAGTCGCTAAAAAAGTTGATAATAATATAATCATAAAATGTGAAGATAATGGCAGAGGTATTGATACTAATATCATAGATAATATTTTTGACCCTTATTTTTCTACAAAAATATCTAAAAATGGTACTGGATTAGGATTATATATGGCAAAAACTATTATTCAAAAACATTTTCAAGGTACTATTACAATACAAAGTAATAATAATTCAACTATATTTATAATAAAACTATAA
- a CDS encoding GGDEF domain-containing protein, whose amino-acid sequence MIKEVEVFLKETKISYKQFDRLLDFFYFKDIISHKQSFNDVCREIECFFSQNFHMSSMKIMSYDIEVGSQHILYSCGDFFNENFDLQVFKFDFSKSYELNGRLYFKTIDDASYKKVQEDKTFLNFIFYEMKHILLYYLSMQKLKESALIDPITSLPNRKFLVRHLSSVLEIAKKENIQIALLKVDIDRFKAVIEEFDYDISNKVLQKLSKVLVKNISSTDIVTIFEDNSFLICVQDMKKECDIIYLVQKCINDFAKEYVIVNQHTGQKLFKTICVGMSIYPRDGEYLDKLIKHCDIALDEAKNKGRSSYSFFHEEQNCVIDLF is encoded by the coding sequence ATGATAAAAGAAGTTGAAGTATTTTTAAAAGAAACAAAAATATCATATAAACAGTTTGATAGGCTGTTGGATTTTTTTTACTTTAAAGATATTATATCACATAAACAGTCTTTTAATGATGTTTGTAGAGAAATAGAATGTTTTTTTTCTCAAAACTTTCATATGTCTAGTATGAAAATAATGAGTTATGATATTGAGGTTGGTAGCCAACATATTTTGTATTCTTGTGGTGATTTCTTTAATGAAAATTTTGATTTGCAAGTGTTTAAATTTGACTTTTCAAAATCTTATGAACTAAATGGTAGGCTTTATTTTAAAACAATTGATGACGCAAGTTATAAAAAAGTACAAGAAGATAAAACATTCTTAAATTTTATCTTCTATGAGATGAAACATATATTATTGTATTATCTTTCTATGCAAAAACTTAAAGAATCTGCTTTGATAGATCCTATCACTTCATTACCAAATAGAAAATTTCTGGTCAGACACTTAAGCTCTGTTCTAGAAATAGCAAAAAAAGAAAATATTCAAATAGCACTTTTAAAAGTAGACATTGATAGATTTAAAGCGGTAATTGAAGAATTTGATTATGATATATCAAATAAAGTACTACAAAAACTTTCAAAAGTTCTTGTCAAGAATATATCAAGTACTGATATTGTTACGATATTTGAAGATAATAGTTTTTTAATATGTGTGCAAGACATGAAAAAAGAGTGTGATATAATATATTTAGTTCAAAAGTGTATCAATGATTTTGCAAAAGAGTATGTTATTGTAAATCAACATACAGGTCAAAAGCTTTTTAAAACTATTTGTGTAGGTATGAGTATTTACCCAAGAGATGGAGAGTATTTAGATAAATTGATAAAACATTGTGATATTGCACTTGATGAAGCAAAAAATAAAGGAAGGTCATCTTACTCTTTCTTTCACGAAGAACAAAATTGTGTGATTGATCTTTTTTGA